The following are encoded together in the Candidatus Methylomirabilis oxygeniifera genome:
- the truB gene encoding tRNA pseudouridine synthase B (tRNA pseudouridine 55 synthase) (Psi55 synthase) (tRNA-uridine isomerase) (tRNA pseudouridylate synthase), whose amino-acid sequence MELSGVLNINKPGGMTSHDVVDVVRRLLKMRRIGHTGTLDPRATGVLPLCVGRATRIAQFLTQADKEYLITMQLGITTDTLDADGKVLSRTDHIDVDPARLREVLESFVGEIQQVPPLFSAKKHHGERLYRLARRGETVERQPVAIRIYDLTLLECDLPFVRFRVSCSKGTYARTLCDDVGRVLGCGAHLYALTRVRSGRFLIEDALTLEQLEQAVVEDRIRDVLIPIGEALGHLPVVRIHPESSRGVVQGGGMAAGTLLSFPMEVEKGDLVRVLGYRRQLLSLAEATVAGREFSTVDPRRIVLKPVRVLAGQ is encoded by the coding sequence ATGGAACTCAGCGGAGTCTTGAATATTAATAAGCCTGGGGGGATGACCTCCCATGATGTGGTGGACGTGGTGCGGCGTCTACTGAAGATGCGCCGTATCGGGCATACCGGTACGCTCGATCCGAGGGCGACCGGCGTGCTGCCGCTCTGCGTCGGACGGGCGACCCGAATCGCACAGTTTCTGACTCAGGCCGACAAAGAGTACCTGATCACCATGCAACTGGGCATCACAACTGATACTTTGGATGCTGACGGGAAGGTGTTGTCCAGGACGGATCATATTGATGTAGACCCCGCCAGACTGCGAGAGGTTCTGGAGAGTTTTGTCGGAGAGATTCAGCAGGTACCGCCCCTGTTTTCCGCGAAGAAGCATCACGGGGAGCGACTCTATCGTCTGGCTCGCCGCGGTGAAACGGTCGAACGACAGCCGGTTGCGATTCGAATCTATGACCTGACACTGCTGGAGTGTGACCTGCCCTTCGTCCGGTTCCGGGTGAGTTGTTCCAAGGGGACATATGCCCGCACGCTGTGCGATGATGTCGGTCGAGTCCTCGGCTGCGGCGCGCACCTGTATGCGTTGACTCGCGTTCGGTCCGGCCGTTTCCTGATTGAGGATGCGCTGACGCTGGAGCAACTGGAGCAGGCCGTTGTGGAGGACCGCATCCGGGACGTACTGATCCCCATCGGGGAGGCGCTGGGGCACCTCCCGGTTGTCAGGATCCATCCGGAGTCCTCTCGAGGCGTTGTCCAGGGGGGCGGGATGGCGGCCGGAACGTTGCTCAGTTTTCCCATGGAGGTGGAGAAGGGGGACCTTGTCAGGGTTCTGGGATATCGGCGCCAGCTTCTTTCGTTGGCGGAGGCGACGGTTGCCGGTCGAGAATTCTCCACAGTCGATCCGCGCCGGATTGTCTTAAAACCGGTACGGGTCCTCGCCGGGCAATGA
- a CDS encoding Riboflavin biosynthesis protein RibF, whose protein sequence is MIVIEQIEDLEQGYPFPAVAVGTFDGVHLGHREILGRVVRRAHQEEGTAVVFTFSRHPLEVVNPSKAPPLLTPLPIKQDIMAALGVDLMIAVGFTPSLAATAPRDFVNTYMVDRLQARFVCIGYDFAFGQARAGSPELLRALGEEHQFELDVVPAMTADGQVVSSTRIRGLLARGELREATRCLGRPYAVMGQVERGAERGRWLGYPTANLAATGDLIVPDGVYAGMVWLKQRLQKALINVGRAPTFGGEVRRVEVHVLEADEGELYGEMLTLLFLERLRDERRFDDPSLLRRQIDYDKRQADEIFTAFPQYSAEEWALLPEGPVLSYSRFRVPI, encoded by the coding sequence ATGATCGTTATCGAACAGATTGAAGATCTGGAACAAGGATATCCCTTTCCTGCAGTGGCAGTCGGGACATTCGACGGGGTCCATCTCGGACATCGTGAGATCCTGGGTCGCGTCGTGCGGCGCGCTCACCAGGAGGAAGGAACGGCGGTTGTCTTTACCTTCTCGCGACATCCCCTGGAAGTGGTGAATCCTTCAAAGGCGCCGCCTCTCTTGACCCCACTGCCGATCAAACAGGACATCATGGCTGCGCTTGGCGTCGATCTGATGATTGCCGTCGGCTTTACTCCTTCTCTGGCGGCTACCGCGCCACGCGATTTCGTCAACACCTACATGGTCGATCGACTTCAGGCGCGGTTCGTCTGTATCGGATACGACTTTGCCTTTGGGCAGGCCAGGGCCGGTTCACCGGAACTGCTCAGGGCGCTTGGCGAGGAGCATCAGTTCGAGCTTGACGTGGTGCCCGCAATGACGGCGGACGGCCAGGTGGTTAGTTCTACTCGGATCCGCGGCCTCCTTGCGAGGGGCGAGTTGCGCGAGGCGACCCGTTGTTTGGGGCGGCCATATGCCGTTATGGGACAAGTCGAACGGGGCGCCGAACGAGGCAGGTGGCTGGGATACCCGACAGCCAATCTCGCCGCGACCGGCGACTTAATTGTTCCGGATGGCGTCTACGCCGGCATGGTATGGTTGAAGCAGAGGTTGCAGAAGGCGCTGATCAATGTTGGGAGGGCGCCGACCTTTGGCGGTGAGGTCCGGCGAGTGGAGGTTCACGTGCTGGAAGCTGACGAGGGAGAATTGTACGGGGAGATGCTCACGCTCCTGTTCCTTGAACGCTTGCGGGACGAGCGACGCTTTGATGACCCGTCGTTACTCCGACGGCAGATCGACTACGACAAACGGCAGGCGGATGAGATTTTTACCGCCTTCCCGCAGTATTCTGCGGAAGAATGGGCTTTACTCCCCGAGGGGCCTGTGCTATCGTACTCGCGGTTTCGGGTACCTATTTAA
- the rpsO gene encoding 30S ribosomal subunit protein S15 (Evidence 2a : Function of homologous gene experimentally demonstrated in an other organism; PubMedId : 1764513, 6806564; Product type s : structure) — protein MGKASTNKQEIIGQYRLHDSDSGSPDVQIALLTGRIGYLTEHLNGHKKDFHSRRGLLRLVARRRKLLDYLRSKDANRYKQIIERLGIRK, from the coding sequence GTGGGCAAGGCGTCTACAAATAAGCAGGAAATCATTGGGCAGTATCGGCTACATGACAGCGACTCCGGTTCCCCGGATGTGCAGATCGCGCTCCTGACCGGACGAATCGGCTATCTGACCGAGCATTTGAACGGCCACAAGAAAGACTTCCACTCCAGGCGAGGGCTGCTCCGCCTTGTCGCGCGGCGTCGGAAGCTCCTGGACTACCTGAGGAGTAAAGACGCGAACAGGTATAAACAGATTATCGAAAGGTTGGGAATCCGTAAATGA
- the pnp gene encoding Polyribonucleotide nucleotidyltransferase (Polynucleotide phosphorylase) (PNPase) (Evidence 2a : Function of homologous gene experimentally demonstrated in an other organism; PubMedId : 2432069, 8825779; Product type e : enzyme), which produces MSSRVERIIEGKPLSIEAGRVARQADGAVLVRYGDTVVLVTVVASKQMRQGIDFFPLTVDYQERAYAAGKIPGGFFKREGKPHDKETLTSRLIDRPLRPLFPDGYRNDVQIIATVLSADQQNDPDVLAVLGASAALTIAPIPFLGPIGAVRVGRVEGKLLLNPTYAQMEGSDIDMVVAGTRSAVVMLEAGANEIPEDVMFEAIEFGHKGIQPMIDMVSELAQALRVEKVPFQVSPPDPQLRDRVSALARQGLRALAGIAEKEEHRSHRQQLFDEVMAAFSDEPDDRKGVVRGLFEAIEHDELRRMILEEGRRADGRSLEDVRPITAEVGVLPRTHGSALFTRGQTQALVTTTLGTSEDEQRLDDLEGEGTKRFMLHYNFPPFSVGEVRFMRGPGRREIGHGALAERALLAALPPKEEFSYTLRIVSDILESNGSSSMATVCGASLSLMDAGVPIRSAVAGVAMGLVVEDERAAILTDIIGLEDHLGDMDFKVAGTRKGITALQLDIKTQGIAPSLMPKALGQARRARLHILDQMDRALTEPRSNISVYAPRIITIMIPVDKIRDVIGPGGKVIRGIVADSGAKIDVSDDGRIEIASVDGEAAQKALSIISKIVEVPEVGKIYQGKVVKIMDFGAFVQILPGTDGLLHISQISEQRVKRVEDVLSEGEEIMVKVIDVDKNGKIRLSRKEVSQAEAQ; this is translated from the coding sequence ATGAGCAGTCGGGTCGAGCGGATCATCGAAGGGAAACCATTAAGTATCGAGGCGGGGCGTGTAGCCAGGCAGGCCGATGGCGCCGTGTTGGTTCGGTACGGCGATACCGTTGTGCTGGTTACAGTGGTGGCTTCGAAACAGATGCGGCAGGGGATCGATTTCTTTCCGCTGACTGTTGATTATCAGGAACGGGCCTACGCTGCAGGCAAAATCCCTGGCGGTTTTTTCAAGCGGGAGGGCAAGCCTCATGATAAGGAGACCTTGACCTCCCGCCTGATCGATCGCCCACTCCGTCCCCTTTTCCCGGATGGCTACCGGAACGATGTCCAGATTATTGCCACAGTCCTGTCTGCGGACCAGCAGAACGACCCCGACGTGCTGGCGGTATTGGGCGCCTCCGCCGCTCTGACCATTGCGCCTATTCCGTTCCTTGGACCGATCGGCGCGGTCCGGGTGGGCCGGGTGGAGGGCAAGCTGCTCCTCAATCCCACCTATGCCCAGATGGAAGGATCAGACATCGATATGGTCGTCGCAGGGACCCGAAGCGCGGTTGTGATGCTTGAGGCCGGCGCCAACGAGATCCCTGAGGACGTCATGTTTGAGGCGATCGAATTCGGCCATAAGGGCATTCAGCCTATGATTGACATGGTGTCGGAACTGGCTCAAGCGCTCCGGGTTGAAAAGGTGCCCTTCCAGGTGTCGCCGCCGGATCCACAGTTGCGTGATCGCGTAAGCGCGCTGGCCCGCCAGGGACTTCGGGCGCTGGCTGGGATTGCCGAAAAGGAGGAGCATCGCAGCCATCGGCAGCAGCTCTTCGATGAGGTCATGGCCGCGTTCAGCGATGAGCCGGACGACCGCAAGGGCGTCGTCAGGGGGCTGTTCGAAGCGATCGAGCACGACGAGCTGCGCCGAATGATCCTGGAGGAGGGGAGGCGTGCGGATGGGCGATCGCTCGAGGATGTCCGGCCGATCACGGCCGAGGTCGGGGTCCTGCCAAGGACTCACGGATCGGCCCTCTTCACCAGGGGTCAGACCCAGGCGCTCGTGACGACGACGCTCGGTACCTCCGAAGATGAGCAGCGTCTGGATGATCTCGAGGGGGAGGGTACCAAGCGGTTCATGCTTCATTACAACTTTCCACCGTTCAGTGTGGGCGAGGTCAGATTCATGCGTGGTCCGGGTCGGCGCGAAATCGGGCATGGGGCACTTGCCGAGCGGGCCCTTTTGGCGGCGTTGCCGCCGAAGGAAGAGTTTTCGTATACTCTTCGGATCGTGTCGGATATCCTCGAATCGAATGGTTCGTCGTCTATGGCCACGGTGTGCGGAGCTAGTCTCAGCCTGATGGATGCCGGGGTGCCGATTCGATCGGCGGTGGCCGGGGTGGCGATGGGGCTCGTTGTGGAGGATGAGCGGGCGGCGATACTCACCGATATTATCGGACTCGAGGATCACCTTGGCGACATGGACTTCAAGGTGGCCGGTACCCGGAAAGGGATTACGGCGCTGCAACTGGATATCAAGACCCAAGGGATCGCGCCGAGTCTCATGCCGAAGGCGCTGGGTCAGGCCAGGCGCGCCCGCCTTCACATCTTGGATCAGATGGACCGCGCCCTTACAGAGCCGAGATCCAACATCTCGGTGTATGCCCCGCGTATCATCACGATAATGATCCCCGTGGATAAAATTCGTGATGTCATCGGCCCGGGCGGCAAGGTGATCCGTGGGATTGTTGCGGACTCCGGGGCGAAGATCGATGTCTCGGACGACGGACGGATCGAGATCGCGTCGGTCGATGGAGAGGCGGCGCAGAAGGCGTTGTCGATTATCAGTAAGATCGTCGAGGTTCCCGAGGTAGGCAAGATCTATCAGGGGAAGGTCGTCAAGATTATGGATTTCGGCGCCTTCGTTCAGATTCTTCCCGGCACCGATGGCCTGCTGCATATCTCTCAGATTTCCGAACAGCGGGTAAAAAGGGTCGAGGATGTCTTGTCGGAAGGGGAAGAGATCATGGTAAAGGTGATCGATGTCGACAAGAATGGGAAGATCCGGTTGAGTCGGAAAGAGGTGTCGCAGGCTGAGGCGCAGTAG
- the ymxG gene encoding putative enzyme (Evidence 3 : Function proposed based on presence of conserved amino acid motif, structural feature or limited homology; Product type pe : putative enzyme): MSRLSFHREVLPNGVVVLSEQMPAVKSATIGVWVRVGSRDEAGEVAGVSHFIEHMLFKGTQRRSAQEIARTVDAVGGTLDAFTSRETTCFYAKVLGEHLPLAVDILADTFLHSNLDTKDIEREQEVVLQEIKMVEDTPDDLVHDLFAEAIWSDHPVARPILGRKETVRAFTQDDVRRHMDRFYRPDRTVVAAAGDLEHGRLVELVTQAFNGFEGRSVHADVPPPSCTAAVRVEERDTAQLHLCLGMDGLPHAHKDRYALYLLNAMLGGSMSSRLFQEVREKRGLVYSIYSYQASYRDCGLLVIYAGTNPESSGQVVELIRAECASLRNQPVDPSDLQRAKDQLKGNLLLGLEGTSSRMTRMAKTEIYFEGTYGLDEIIAGIDSVSVDQFESLARRILRDETFAITTIGPVAQAALLS, from the coding sequence ATGAGCCGCCTCTCCTTTCATCGCGAAGTGTTACCGAACGGGGTAGTCGTGCTCAGCGAACAGATGCCTGCCGTCAAGTCGGCCACGATCGGCGTCTGGGTACGGGTCGGATCGCGGGACGAGGCGGGAGAAGTCGCCGGCGTCTCGCACTTTATCGAGCATATGCTCTTCAAGGGGACCCAGCGGCGGAGCGCGCAGGAGATTGCCAGGACGGTTGACGCCGTCGGCGGAACGCTCGACGCCTTCACGAGCCGCGAGACCACCTGTTTCTATGCCAAGGTCCTTGGTGAGCACCTGCCTCTGGCCGTTGATATTCTGGCTGATACCTTTCTCCACTCCAATCTGGACACCAAAGATATTGAGCGGGAGCAGGAGGTGGTACTTCAGGAGATCAAGATGGTGGAAGATACCCCCGATGATCTGGTCCATGACCTCTTTGCGGAGGCGATCTGGAGCGATCATCCGGTGGCCAGACCGATCCTTGGACGCAAGGAAACGGTGCGCGCCTTTACGCAAGACGACGTCCGCCGTCACATGGATCGCTTCTACCGCCCTGATCGGACCGTGGTGGCGGCAGCTGGCGATCTGGAGCACGGGCGGCTGGTAGAGTTGGTGACGCAGGCCTTCAACGGTTTTGAAGGCCGATCCGTTCACGCCGACGTTCCACCGCCAAGCTGTACGGCAGCGGTCAGAGTAGAGGAGCGCGATACGGCTCAGCTCCACCTGTGCCTCGGCATGGATGGCCTGCCGCATGCGCACAAGGATCGCTATGCCCTCTACCTGTTAAACGCCATGCTGGGCGGCAGCATGAGCTCCCGGCTCTTTCAGGAGGTTCGCGAAAAACGAGGTCTGGTCTATTCGATCTACTCCTACCAGGCCTCATATCGTGATTGTGGTCTGCTGGTTATTTACGCCGGAACCAATCCGGAGTCGTCAGGCCAGGTTGTGGAGCTGATTCGGGCTGAGTGCGCCAGTCTGCGGAATCAACCGGTCGATCCCAGTGATCTCCAACGGGCGAAGGATCAGCTTAAAGGCAATCTGCTCCTTGGCCTCGAGGGGACCAGCAGTCGGATGACTCGCATGGCCAAGACAGAGATCTATTTCGAGGGGACCTATGGTCTCGATGAAATCATCGCCGGGATCGATTCGGTATCCGTCGATCAATTTGAGTCGCTGGCCAGAAGGATCCTGCGCGACGAGACGTTCGCCATTACCACTATCGGCCCTGTTGCCCAGGCGGCCCTGCTCTCTTAA
- the purB gene encoding Adenylosuccinate lyase (Adenylosuccinase) (ASL) (Evidence 2a : Function of homologous gene experimentally demonstrated in an other organism; PubMedId : 10926519, 1608947, 3036807; Product type e : enzyme), whose protein sequence is MASVWEPQNRYAAWLKIELLACEAWAELGTVPREALTVIQARAAFDLNRIQEIEREVRHDVIAFVSAVAERVGPEARYLHFGLTSYDVVDTALAVQLQQAADILLEDLAALLLTISDLARRHKRTMMIGRTHGIHAEPTTFGLKLALWYCEVERNIDRLRRARETVAYGKLSGAVGTFAHLPLFVEQFVCARLGLKPAPISSQILSRDRHAEFLLTLALIGTSLDKFATEIRHLQRTEVREVEEPFVEGQKGSSAMPHKRNPVACEQVSGLARLLRSYAQSSLENVPLWHERDISHSSVERVILPDATILLDYLLVRFREVLEGLRVYPDRMRHNLELTGGLVFSEAVLLALVGKGLTREEGYRLVQRHAMQAWESGQPFKPLLLADPEICRHLSPDEVEGCFDLGYHLRHLDDIFARVGL, encoded by the coding sequence ATGGCATCCGTGTGGGAACCACAGAATCGCTATGCTGCCTGGCTCAAGATCGAGCTGTTGGCCTGCGAGGCGTGGGCCGAACTGGGTACGGTTCCGCGCGAGGCGTTGACCGTGATCCAGGCGCGGGCCGCCTTCGACCTTAACCGCATCCAGGAGATCGAGCGGGAAGTTCGCCACGATGTTATCGCCTTTGTGTCTGCCGTGGCGGAGCGGGTCGGTCCGGAGGCGCGCTACCTGCATTTCGGGCTGACGTCCTATGATGTCGTGGACACGGCCTTGGCCGTACAACTGCAACAGGCCGCCGACATTCTGCTGGAAGATTTAGCAGCGCTCTTGCTGACCATCTCCGACCTTGCCAGACGCCACAAGCGTACGATGATGATCGGGCGGACGCATGGGATCCATGCCGAGCCCACAACGTTCGGCTTAAAGCTGGCGCTCTGGTATTGCGAGGTAGAGCGTAATATCGACCGCCTCCGCCGGGCCAGAGAGACCGTTGCGTACGGCAAGCTTTCCGGCGCTGTCGGGACGTTCGCCCATCTCCCACTGTTTGTGGAGCAGTTTGTCTGCGCCAGGCTCGGGTTAAAGCCGGCGCCGATTTCCAGCCAGATTCTCTCCAGAGATCGACACGCCGAATTCCTGCTGACGCTTGCGCTGATCGGGACCTCGCTCGATAAGTTCGCGACCGAGATCCGGCACCTGCAGCGGACCGAGGTGCGTGAGGTTGAGGAACCGTTTGTCGAAGGCCAGAAGGGATCATCGGCCATGCCTCACAAGCGGAACCCGGTCGCCTGTGAGCAGGTCTCCGGGTTGGCGAGGCTGCTGAGAAGTTACGCCCAGTCGAGCCTGGAGAACGTACCGCTATGGCACGAGCGCGATATCAGCCACTCATCCGTAGAACGGGTGATTCTGCCCGATGCGACCATCCTGCTTGACTATCTGCTGGTCCGGTTCCGGGAGGTGTTGGAGGGTCTTCGGGTCTATCCGGATCGGATGCGTCACAACCTGGAGCTGACCGGAGGGCTGGTCTTTTCTGAGGCGGTGTTGCTGGCGCTGGTAGGTAAAGGGCTAACTCGGGAAGAAGGTTATCGGCTGGTGCAGCGACACGCCATGCAGGCGTGGGAGTCGGGTCAACCGTTCAAACCGCTTTTGCTGGCCGATCCGGAGATTTGCCGACATCTCTCGCCTGACGAGGTTGAAGGCTGCTTTGATCTGGGCTATCATCTGCGGCATCTGGATGACATCTTCGCTCGCGTAGGTCTCTAA
- the purS gene encoding Phosphoribosylformylglycinamidine synthetase, PurS component (Evidence 2a : Function of homologous gene experimentally demonstrated in an other organism; PubMedId : 15301530, 15301532; Product type f : factor): MLTAKIYVTLKPDVLDAQGDTVRSALETLGFQGLTDVRVGKFMVLTLNSPTKEQAAAQVDEMCKRLLANPVIENYRFEVEGTAG, from the coding sequence ATGTTGACCGCGAAGATCTATGTGACCTTGAAGCCGGATGTCCTTGACGCCCAGGGGGATACCGTACGATCGGCCCTCGAGACGCTGGGGTTTCAGGGGCTGACGGACGTACGGGTCGGAAAGTTCATGGTGCTGACGCTGAACAGTCCCACGAAGGAGCAGGCTGCGGCGCAGGTCGATGAGATGTGCAAGCGGCTGCTCGCCAACCCGGTGATTGAAAACTACCGCTTCGAGGTAGAGGGAACCGCGGGATGA
- the purQ gene encoding phosphoribosylformylglycinamidine synthase I (FGAM synthase I) (Evidence 2a : Function of homologous gene experimentally demonstrated in an other organism; PubMedId : 1398079, 15301532; Product type e : enzyme) has protein sequence MKFGIVVFPGSWSHQDFHHVIVKILKEEACYLWHKEADLHGVDCVILPGGFAHGDYLRSGAIARLSPVMRAVAAFADAGGLILGSCNGFQILTEAGLLPGALLPNDCLHYRCRWVHLRTESRRTPFTTAMQPGQVVRMPISHGDGRYYIDQTGWKKLIEGDQIIFRYCDAKGTLAKDANPNGSFDHIAGICNERRNVLGLMPHPERAAESILGSQDGYLMFASILDSFIRSPLTACGDRA, from the coding sequence ATGAAGTTCGGCATCGTTGTGTTTCCAGGCTCCTGGAGCCACCAGGACTTTCACCATGTCATTGTGAAGATCCTGAAGGAGGAGGCCTGCTACCTCTGGCATAAGGAGGCTGATCTTCACGGTGTCGATTGCGTGATCCTCCCCGGCGGATTCGCCCATGGCGACTATCTGCGGTCCGGCGCGATCGCGCGACTGTCCCCTGTCATGCGGGCGGTGGCGGCCTTTGCGGATGCCGGCGGCCTGATCCTCGGGAGTTGCAACGGGTTTCAGATCCTGACTGAGGCAGGCCTGCTACCGGGCGCGCTGTTACCGAACGACTGCTTACATTACCGATGCCGATGGGTCCACCTGAGGACGGAGAGCCGCCGGACCCCCTTCACAACCGCCATGCAGCCAGGACAGGTGGTACGGATGCCGATTTCGCATGGTGACGGGCGATACTATATCGACCAGACCGGCTGGAAAAAGTTGATAGAGGGCGACCAGATCATCTTTCGCTATTGTGATGCCAAGGGGACGCTCGCAAAGGACGCGAACCCGAACGGGTCGTTTGATCATATCGCCGGTATCTGCAACGAGCGTCGCAATGTTCTTGGATTGATGCCGCATCCGGAGCGGGCCGCCGAGTCTATCCTGGGTTCCCAGGACGGTTACCTGATGTTTGCGTCGATCCTTGACAGCTTCATCCGTTCCCCGCTGACGGCATGCGGGGACAGAGCCTGA